The sequence aAAGACCTAACCGCGAGCTTCCCCCAGCTAAGGTGTGTGGCTCTTCGTTATAAGAGTTGATGATTCCAGAAGGGTTCAACGGAAAATTCACCCCACCGTTGGTTCTTGAATCACTGTACGCAGGTCCAGGAGTGATGACCAAATCATTATCTTCATCGGAATCACTCAGAACAATAACTTCATTATTCCTATCCTCTCCAGCTTGGTTATAACCTGAATCTACATTCATGGAAACGGAATCGAGATCAACGCCGTTGGTTCCGAAGTCAAAGGTTGTTCCAATAGCAGCGCCCTGGTTGACGCTTGTGTCATCACCATCCCTACCACTTCCAGTAGCGCTGCTACTCATCGGTATAATATTCTTCTCTTGCCTGTTACTGGAAGACATTCCATTTGCATTATTAGGCTTGCTAACTTCCCAAACGCCGTTGCGGTTCTTCCTTATGCCGAGTTTCAGAGAGGTTGGTCCACCACCATCTGAGAAGCCTTCTTGTTTAACAGGGATCATCGTTTCCATCTTCCGTTTAATCTCGTCGCCAGAGGGGCAAAGAGTGCCATCGGGTGCGTGCCACTGCGTGAGTTCCCCTAGTTCCCTACGCTCACTCTCTTTTTTAGATTTGACGCGCCAAGAGCCGTCAGGTTTCACTTCGATTTCAGTCACCTCTTCATCACAATGCATCATCTGAGGTGCAGGAAGGAAAGCAATTCAATAAATAACGTTAAGATACAAAGATTCAAGAGTTATAGTAAAAATACCTTTGACGTGATGCGGTTGAAGTAAGGATCCACGATTACATGCTCCACTGAGTAGTTCTTCAGACAGATAGGGCACTGCCACTGCATGTAATGAAAGCCACAGAACAAATGAAATCAGAAAATTAGAGGAATAATAATCCAAAATTTTTTGACAAGGATAGGAGAACTTGCCTTTCTGGAACGTTGATTCAACTCCACAAACACCTCAAGGTCAAAACCTCCCATGTGCACACAGGGTAAGAATCTCCCAGCAACTTTTATCCTAGAACCGCTCATCTAATGACACAAGTAGAAAAAGACGGTTAAAATTCAGCTGCAAGGACATGCACACGTGTACAGCATCAGTTACATGACTGAATAAGCAAGCTATTGGTAACTTACAGGACAACGGAGATTGACACCGAAGAAGTCAGCAACAACTTCAATGTCACTATCACTGTCGGCATTATCATCTCCACCTCCACCTCCAATGCATCGCCGAACACGTGCAAGCGCATCTTCAAACGTCTCCCCTTTGGTCTCTTCTGGAATCAAATTAAGAACCTATATGGGGAAAACGAGTAAATATTGAGGTAACTTAGATCAGCATAACTGAATTCCTGAGCTCCGAAATGAACAAGGGAAAATTTAAATGTAAGTATGCATCCATCCACAGGCAACTTTCACAGATTACTTTTTTCGAAATGAACAAGGGACCGATCGTTTTGTTTTATCTTTCTTCACTTATGTTTTTAATGCCCCCATAGACCGACCAGACCTTTTTGAATGTTTTTCATGCAAATGCAATATCGGTGATCAGTACCTGTTGTAGAGTCCTGCGCTTCACAAGTCTAACACCAAAACAAAAGCTTCGACTGTCACCTCCACTCAAGGATATTCTGTTGATTCCATCCCTAACAAAAGGTGTGATCTGCCAAAACAGTAGAATGAGATGGTAAACAAATTACCAATGTATGAGAGAGCGACTACTATATTTAAGTCAAAAGGGTTAATGTTGAAAAGGGATGAAAAAACATACAATAGGTCCATCGTCGCGGCCGTTGGCCCCCAAAAGCTGTGACCCAGGTCGGTAAATTGCACGTACAGGCATACCATTGATCTGCAGATCAGCATGCTGAGGCCATTGCATCCTAAAGAGAACTTTGTCATTCAATAGCATACACCAAGCCTAAACAAAAGAAGTAAATTTTAGAAACGCATAAAATAGATAAGAGTGTTATACTAAAGTACTTTGCAAAACCCAACCTGAACATCGTACTCTTGTTTGGCCAATAAGTCCTTGTCTGCCCTTGTGATTTGAAATGTTCTCTCAGCACTCTGCATTGCGCTTGAACTGGAAAAATTTTGATCGTAGTATTAGAATGAATAAAAGCTAGTAGCATTATTTTTTCAGTAGGGGTGCATCTAGCTACAAAACAATTGTGATTCTTGTTCTCTAGACACTAGAAAGATCGACTTATTGCAATTCCAAGTTGAAAAGTCAACTGACTAGCAGGATCATGATGCAGATGATTCATTAGTGAGAGAGTTTTCTTGCAAACCATtagaggaaacaaaaaaaaacgtgaaagTGGCTAATGCAGGATGAGACAGATGGTGATGTATCATCTAGGATAAGCCCAATGAGTACTTCAGCTTTCTAAAGAAGAAAAACGTCAACAACTGTAATTTTCAAGAATTGGCATAGAAttagaaaaatttaaagaaaatgaaGTTTCTCACCCATCAGTTGGGATGTTCGTTGCAGTCAACCTCACTGGATAAAGTGGATGTGCCACTGTAACCCAAAACCTGCACAAGGAAGACCATGTAGGACAAACGTGAAACACAATACTAATGGATAACGAATgtaaatataacattaaaatttCAGAACTAGAAGCAGAACAACTACAAATGCAAGGAGATATAGAAAACTAGAATGGGAAGCATATCAAATGAAAAATACGTCTTGCTTTTCAGAACTAACGGGACAGAGTTATCATGCAGTAGAGAGTTAACTCATATGGACAATTGTTCACAACTCAAACAGAGACAGGGAAAATAAAATCTTACGGGTCAGCTCGAGTGAGTCGGCAGACTTCACAATAAAATGATTCAGGAAGTGGTGGATTTCCATCCATCGGCTTTTCCGGGACAATAACACACCCAACATGCTGCCAAACATGGCATCTTGGATCATCACactgaaaccaaaaaaaattaaaaaaaattacaaacatGTAACTTCTCCAACGCTAGCTCAAACAGGAATAGACACGCCGAGCATTACCTGAATCATTGACTCCGTCTCCAGTGAACTTCCACAGACACACCGAACTTTCATCTCTGGTCGAAAGGAAGCTTCAGGCTCCCCCTTGACTTTCAGATTACTCGTATCTGAGCTTACTTGTGCTTTTGATGCCAAATCACTTGCTCCAGATACTTTGATTTTCCTATTgaacacaaaagaaaataaacattGCGTTAGAATCGTACAAGAAAAGCAAGGCAATCCCGTAAAGAAACGATTCAACACCTATAAGTATCATCCACCAGTCTTGCAACTTCTTCCTTCGCCACTGTATTCCTTTTAGACCACAACCTTGCAGCTGTCAGTGGGAAACAAAGACAAATGTTTAAGAGAAGATAACGCAAAATACACCAAGACGTGAGAATAAACAAAGAGAAAGGGGTTCAAACTAACATTTTCCATCAGAAAGAACGGTCAAGATCCGCTCGACAAGTTCCTGTACAAGAAGATTTCAAAAAGAGTTCAAAACACACACATGTGTATTCAACAGTAGCCTATGAGAACCATGAACCTTATCTGATATCTACACAGTACATTCCCACATAATACTTGAAAAGAAACCACGTAATTTAAAACGAAACAGATAACACTTATgttgttgatcaaaaaaaaaaaaaaaaacagataacaCTTATGTGActatgtcttagattgatgctAGCAATGATTGCAACACTCATCATTTAAAACAACAACAGCACCACAACTGTAACTAATGAAAGATATTGGTACCTGCTTCTTTCCCTGTTTCGAAAGTCCGAGCTGAGTGAGCACATCCTTGAGCTCTTTTATCCTAAAATGTAAAAGCTTATcctgcaaacaaaaaaaaaaactaaactttgAGCCTAACAAGAACAGATAAAGCAAACCCATCAAAAAAGGAGAGACCTTTCAGACAACAAGTACCTTACAACGAGCTTCCAAGTCCATTTCTTGAATCCAAAACCAAAGCTTCAGTTTCAAAAACACGACGTTTAATTCCTGTAATCTAGTACCAAAGCTTTGAAATTGACACAGCTGATAGATACAGTTCCCATACAGCAACCGATCTAATCAACCACACAAAAGAGTTATTAATAATCAAGGAGAGGtatccaaaaattaaaaaatttacaaattgaAAAACGGAAACACAAACCAAGGGACCGGAGACTGAATCAGAACACAGGGAAGCTGAtgagagattagggttttcacAGCTCtcgataagaagaagaagaagaaaagaaaaagagagagagagagaaaggaataGAGCCACCAACAAGCAGACGGGGAAAGTTTCGATCCCTCTCTCGGAGAGGTAGGAGAAACAAAAACAAGGGTAGCCGGACCAGTCGCCGATTATCTAATCCGGTTTACTCACCAGCAACACGTCCGGGTTTAGTTTCTGTGCGGTCACGTGCACGGTCCAACCCACCACATTCCAAAAAACTTGACGTGTTTTATTTGACTTTCCGgggttttctttttttcctctcTCACCCCCCACTACTACATTTAGATTTGCTAATATAACGTTGTCGTTTCCTTGGTCTTGTGTAAATTTACTCGAACATTCCGACCGTTCCCACGTGTTGGATGCCATTGGTTCAACCGGGCCGGTTTATGTAATTTTTGGTTTCTGTTCTTTGTTTTCCTAAATTACCGGTTTGTAATTTTTCAAAGCAATTTGGATGTAAATGCTCTCTTTTACATAATTGGAGTACTTGGTCTAATTTGGCAGGTAATATATTgaatcccccccccccccaacaaaaaaaaaggtattcTAGAAGATCATATCTATTCGATTCATCTGTATCTAGACTTTTTTATCAGGCAAACGgataattttcattaatttcaaattgtgattacaaaaacaatataaaattacaGGGAAACAAATTAGTACAAATATGTAGACTTTtgcaatttaaaaatacttgctaaaacattttaaaacaaaaccagTGGTGGTAGTCCAGTGGCGCTTGAGAGACTAAATCCAATACGGCGAATCCTGGTCCGAACCCTGCTGGCCATACAGATATGAGCTATTGCTTTCGGCTCATTTGAATGTCCAGGAGAGTGTCTATCTGTGGGCTGTACTTCCACCCGGAGGTTAGATCTGTGTCTTTAATAGATCCGGGTTTAAcccttttttttcaaaaaaaaaaaacattttaaaacaagTATGTATCAGTTGATCCGATCCTATCATTATATGTTCTTCAGCCACGATTGtgataattatttgatttacgTTTACgtaaatatgtgtatatatatctaATGGCATGTGTAGATATTTGTGGTTTGCCAAACTGATAACCAGTTCAGCTAGATGAATAGTAACTATCATGCGTATCTGAGTCTATTTGTTGCAAGTAATTTATGAAATAACAAAGACATGAAGTTCGTTTCTTGAAAACATACTTCAGACTAAGAGAAAACAACGGCTCCAATCGTATTATGAGCAAATTGTGTGGTTTCTCTAGCTAGCTCTCTTTTCCTTCACACTTTCTCCAACGTGACGCAAGAAGGTACGTCAGTCGTGGAAGGAAATTCCACAGTATATATTTTTCCGGTCTTAATGTTGGTTTTTGCAAACTCTTGAAATGTAGCTTTTGTGCTAaacttcattaaaaaaaaaatgaagaacagAGAAATATTTACTTCCACATTTATGTCAACTTTCAGTATGGTCGGTCACATGTCATACTTGTTCCTTAGGATGTTGAACATGAGGAAGATTGATTTCAACgaaaaaattatttagtgaAGATTCTCGAGTCTTGGGAGATGCTCTCACtcagatgaatttttttttgcttgtaaTGTAAGCAAATTAACAGCGAGATATTTGAGTTCATGGTGTTGATAGTTTTCATAGATTTGTCGACCTTTTCTTCTTAATCTTTTAATAGACCCTTGTCaaagacaaacaaaaagaaaaagaaagaaaatacatTTCCTCTTGTATGTAAGAATCAAACCAAAATTCTGTGAATTCTTCAACATAACTCATTTGTTGTGTAATTCTCAGGCTGAGGATCGCTCATCTTTGAGATCTCATTGACATGAAAACTTCACAAAGACCAAAACACCTTTGAGCAAAAAGCAAAAACCTATGTAATGGCCAAAATTATtatctcttttaaaaaaaaaaaggccaATTATATGCTTTAACGGTCTTGCGATGTAAGAGTGCACAGAGAATAGTAAATGGATGACTTTGTTACTTGAAggaaataaaaagaattttggCTTGCATCATTTTGTTAGAGGGGAAAGTCGACAGTGGCTAAAATTCTAACACTTCCTCTCTCGGCTCATATGGACATATCTACAAAGTTTATCGAGAGTGGCtaaaattttgttatgtttCATGCATGTGGAGGGGAAAAGTCGACAACAGAGGTCCCATACACCAAAAAGTATTAATGTATCACCTTTAATGAGTCCTTGTATATTGATGGTATAGTATGTACTACGAATAGTTCCTGGATTGTCACTTCCTAAGCACAAGTAGAGctattaagttattatttaacCTGTCCTTGTTTATTGTTGGTACTATATGTACTATGAATAGCTCCTGGATTCAGGTTGAGTTAGTGAATCGTTTTTTGTTTTGATAGATCCTATTGATTATCAGGTCTGTACTTAGTGCTATATAGTCTATCATTGTGAAACGTATCCATACCAGTTAAGATATAGACATTCTAGTTATACACATAATCTTAAACAAACCAAATTGTAAGACCTCCCTTAGATAGGTTCTCTTACTGCAATCTAGTGATAACATTTGATGAAAGAGTAGTTGTTTTGGtataagatttttttcttgCAAAAACATTGCAAGATTGGTTCCAATCATCCTTTTTATTAAATGCTCGTCTGATAACTTGCTTGGTATGTCTTTCTGTGTAATAAATGATGACAGCGATGATGTCAAAACTAACATTACAGTTTTGAAGAGTCTGAGCTTACAGTTAAAATTACTTGATTTAACAAGTTGGTTTAGAAACAAGTTAAAGACTTTGCTGATTTAACAGGTGAGTGCTGCATTTATTCTCGCTGAAAAAGAGAAACTGAAAAGCCTTATTGTCCTCCACATACTTTAATCAAATCCAAATCAGAAAAAGAGGCAAAGTGAaaccaatatttttttagtttcaccgctagtaaattttaaaagatgaatCATTCCGATTCAGTCACAGGAAGAGACCACGCCTACTTACTCTCTTTCCACATATCAACAAGACAAAAAGTCTTTCATCTCGTGTCTTGCAATAGTAAAGTGGGTATTAACAACACAGTACTAGTACCAGTATATAAACTACACCCTTCCTTAATCTTTACTCAATTCAAGATCTTGTCCTTTATCTCCTTTTTTCTTATCTCTTTCTTTAGctctcttaaaaaaaaaacaagatcacAATTTCTGAATCTTGAGAGAAAAACAATGCAGTCAACAACTCTTAGTGGCAACTATGGCTTCCCTCTCTGCATCTCTGGGATCGCTCAGCAGCTGTCTCTCTCCAAAGAGTAACATATGCTTCTTACTTTGGTCTCTTCTATCTCTCTTGAGATCTCCTGAGTTTATTTGACTTGTATCTCTCTCTCCCTTTGTGTTGAAGAATGGCAGATCATGACAAGAGAAGGAAGGTGGTGAAGAGGAGAAGGAGATCATATGAGTCCAGGAGCCATGGTGAAGAAGAACTGGGTGTGGAGAGATATAATGAGCTATGGCTTCAAGAGATGAGAGAGAGTGAGGATGTTAGAGATCTAGTTGCTTTATTACAAGATCTAGTGTCATGGAGCTTTTCTTCTCACACAGCTAAAGCTGCTTAGTGTTGAGATCTCATCAAGTCATGTATGTTTCTTGTAAAACTGCAGATCAAGAATCTTTAGCTggaaaaaatctataaaatattCCTAATGTTTTCAGTCATTTGTTTACACGTTTATTTGTCGTTGGCGTGGATATTTCTGCCTCTTTTGGCCTTATCctattgttttggtttttagttcaTAACTTCTATGTTGGATAACTGCTTTGTGCTTTATCTAATTAAAGCTTTTCTTGTCGTTTGCTAATCAACAATCATAACTTGGATTTGTGCTGAAACGTCTAACATAAACATTATTAACACTTTAACAATGAATTTCTTAATGTTATTTCAGTTACTTTCCCATGAAATCTTGAACAGCCTAAGATAAGAACATGCAATTTGAATAAACTTTAAACGAACAATAGAAAGCATTAGGCAAAATTATCCAGAAACTGCATAACTAAAACCATAAGTAACagagatataaaaaaaaaagtagagagATGAGTGTAGTAAACAAAAAGAGCCTCAAAACAcatcaaagttttttttaagcAAAGTGAACAAAGCATGAGAGAAGTCTCATCATTTGGCACCCTTCTTGACTGCAGCCTTGGTGACCTTGGCACCGGTTGGGTCCTTCTTGTCAACACTCTTGATGACACCAACAGCCACGGTCTGCCTCATGTCCCTAACAGCGAAACGTCCCAAAGGTGGGTACTCTGAGAAAGTCTCAACAACCATGGGCTTGGTCGGAGTCATCTTCACCATACCGGCATCACCATTCTTCAAAAACTTGGGCTCCTTCTCGATCTCCTTACCAGAACGTCTGTCAATCTTGGTGAGGATCTCAGAGAACTTGACTGCAATGTGGGAAGTGTGGCAATCAAGCACTGGGGCGTAACCGTTACCGATCTGACCAGGGTGGTTCATGATGATGACTTGGGAAGTGAAGTTAGCAGCTCCCTTGGCAGGGTCATCCTTGGAGTTGGATGCAACATACCCACGCTTAAGATCCTTGACGGCAACATTCTTGACATTGAATCCGACATTGTCACCAGGAAGCGCTTCCACAAGAGACTCGTGGTGCATCTCAACGGACTTGACCTCAGTGGTTAACCCTGAAGGAGCGAATGTCACAACCATACCGGGCTTGAGCATACCAGTCTCCACACGACCCACTGGCACCGTTCCAATACCACCGATCTTATAGACATCCTGAAGTGGTAGACGCAGGGGCTTGTCTGAAGGCCTCTTTGGCTCGTTGATCTGGTCAAGAGCCTCAAGGAGAGTTGGTCCCTTGTACCAGTCAAGGTTGGTGGACCTCTCAATCATGTTGTCACCCTCGAATCCAGAGATGGGGACGAATGGGATTTTGTCAGGGTTGTACCCGACCTTCTTCAAGTAGGAAGACACCTCCTTGATGATCTCATCGTACCTAGCCTTGGAGTACTTGGGGGTTGTGGCATCCATCTGGAACAAGAAAACGTATAAAACAATCTATGCGTTAGAGTGGTAACACAAGTGTACAATCAACAAGCAAACAACGAGAAGTTAGCTAACCTTGTTACAGCAGCAAATCATTTGCTTGACACCAAGGGTGAAGGCAAGAAGAGCATGCTCACGGGTCTGACCATCCTTGGAGATACCAGCCTCAAAACCTCCGGTGGTAGAGTCAATGATAAGAACAGCACAATCAGCCTGGGAGGTACCAGTAATCATGTTCTTGATGAAATCACGATGTCCAGGGGCATCAATGACAGTGCAGTAGTACTTGGTGGTCTCGAACTTCCAGAGAGCAATATCAATGGTGATACCACGCTCACGCTCAGCCTTAAGTTTGTCCAACACCCACGCGTACTTGAAGGACCTCTTGTTCATCTCAGCAGCCTCCTTCTCGAACCTCTCGATGACACGCTTGTCAATACCACCAAGCTTGTAGATCAAGTGACCAGTTGTAGTCGATTTGCCAGAGTCGACATGGCCAATGACCACAATGTTGATGTGAAACTTCTCTTTACCCATAGCTGCAAATCAAAGAAGTCAAACCATTAGAATCATAACAAACAACCACCTGCAACAATTCAAGATACCAAAGCCTAAACAGCAATCAACATGAACATATCTTCAAAATCAAAGTTCTAACATCAATGCAACAAAGATCTGCCATCAATACTATAAATCTACCTTACATATGCACCATCATGAACGCTTTCATAGcaaaatcaaatacaaattGAAGAAACCAACACGAAGCCTATAGATCGCGATGATTATTAAGTCAGAATCACAAGCGAAGCTACGATAACAGTAAACAAGACGATTCACTGCAAGATTTCATCAGAATCAAGCTACGCTAATAGATCGGGGAACAATCAGATCTGAAACTCGACGCAGAGCAAGCGATAATCACAGTCAAAATCGAGCTTACGATAAGAAAGCTAAACAAGAGAGATACAAACAAAACTGCAGAGATCGCATCAAGAATCATAAGAAGAATGATAAACCTAAAGAGAGCGAGAGATTAGCTCACCTGCAAGTAAGAATCTGAGAGGGAGTCTTGCGGCTACGAAACTAAGCGAGAGAACGAAAGGAGAGTGAGCTCAATGA comes from Brassica rapa cultivar Chiifu-401-42 chromosome A02, CAAS_Brap_v3.01, whole genome shotgun sequence and encodes:
- the LOC103851505 gene encoding E3 SUMO-protein ligase SIZ1 isoform X1, with the protein product MDLEARCKDKLLHFRIKELKDVLTQLGLSKQGKKQELVERILTVLSDGKSARLWSKRNTVAKEEVARLVDDTYRKIKVSGASDLASKAQVSSDTSNLKVKGEPEASFRPEMKVRCVCGSSLETESMIQCDDPRCHVWQHVGCVIVPEKPMDGNPPLPESFYCEVCRLTRADPFWVTVAHPLYPVRLTATNIPTDGSSAMQSAERTFQITRADKDLLAKQEYDVQAWCMLLNDKVLFRMQWPQHADLQINGMPVRAIYRPGSQLLGANGRDDGPIITPFVRDGINRISLSGGDSRSFCFGVRLVKRRTLQQVLNLIPEETKGETFEDALARVRRCIGGGGGDDNADSDSDIEVVADFFGVNLRCPMSGSRIKVAGRFLPCVHMGGFDLEVFVELNQRSRKWQCPICLKNYSVEHVIVDPYFNRITSKMMHCDEEVTEIEVKPDGSWRVKSKKESERRELGELTQWHAPDGTLCPSGDEIKRKMETMIPVKQEGFSDGGGPTSLKLGIRKNRNGVWEVSKPNNANGMSSSNRQEKNIIPMSSSATGSGRDGDDTSVNQGAAIGTTFDFGTNGVDLDSVSMNVDSGYNQAGEDRNNEVIVLSDSDEDNDLVITPGPAYSDSRTNGGVNFPLNPSGIINSYNEEPHTLAGGSSRLGLFNDDDEFDTRLWSFPSETPEASGFQLFASDADVDLHHQGSLNCGPEINGDYTMAPETTSMASIPPPVVPDGRAEAVANDGLVDNPLAFGRDDPSLQIFLPTKPDGSAQSGFRNQGDVSNGIRSDDWISLRLGDSACEDHGEPANAREGSLDDTTENDSLLLGMNESRQDKAKKRRSDNPFSFPRQKRSVRPRMFLSIDSDSDE
- the LOC103851505 gene encoding E3 SUMO-protein ligase SIZ1 isoform X2; the encoded protein is MDLEARCKDKLLHFRIKELKDVLTQLGLSKQGKKQELVERILTVLSDGKSARLWSKRNTVAKEEVARLVDDTYRKIKVSGASDLASKAQVSSDTSNLKVKGEPEASFRPEMKVRCVCGSSLETESMIQCDDPRCHVWQHVGCVIVPEKPMDGNPPLPESFYCEVCRLTRADPFWVTVAHPLYPVRLTATNIPTDGSSAMQSAERTFQITRADKDLLAKQEYDVQAWCMLLNDKVLFRMQWPQHADLQINGMPVRAIYRPGSQLLGANGRDDGPIITPFVRDGINRISLSGGDSRSFCFGVRLVKRRTLQQVLNLIPEETKGETFEDALARVRRCIGGGGGDDNADSDSDIEVVADFFGVNLRCPMSGSRIKVAGRFLPCVHMGGFDLEVFVELNQRSRKWQCPICLKNYSVEHVIVDPYFNRITSKMMHCDEEVTEIEVKPDGSWRVKSKKESERRELGELTQWHAPDGTLCPSGDEIKRKMETMIPVKQEGFSDGGGPTSLKLGIRKNRNGVWEVSKPNNANGMSSSNRQEKNIIPMSSSATGSGRDGDDTSVNQGAAIGTTFDFGTNGVDLDSVSMNVDSGYNQAGEDRNNEVIVLSDSDEDNDLVITPGPAYSDSRTNGGVNFPLNPSGIINSYNEEPHTLAGGSSRLGLFNDDDEFDTRLWSFPSETPEASGFQLFASDADVDLHHQGSLNCGPEINGDYTMAPETTSMASIPPPVVPDGRAEAVANDGLVDNPLAFGRDDPSLQIFLPTKPDGSAQSGFRNQGDVSNGIRSDDWISLRLGDSACEDHGEPANAREGSLDDTTENDSLLLGMNESRQDKAKKRRSDNPFSFPRQKRSNNQQDHQTAYRS
- the LOC103851506 gene encoding uncharacterized protein LOC103851506, with the translated sequence MNHSDSVTGRDHAYLLSFHISTRQKVFHLVSCNSKVGINNTVLVPVYKLHPSLIFTQFKILSFISFFLISFFSSLKKKTRSQFLNLERKTMQSTTLSGNYGFPLCISGIAQQLSLSKEMADHDKRRKVVKRRRRSYESRSHGEEELGVERYNELWLQEMRESEDVRDLVALLQDLVSWSFSSHTAKAA
- the LOC103851509 gene encoding elongation factor 1-alpha 1, encoding MGKEKFHINIVVIGHVDSGKSTTTGHLIYKLGGIDKRVIERFEKEAAEMNKRSFKYAWVLDKLKAERERGITIDIALWKFETTKYYCTVIDAPGHRDFIKNMITGTSQADCAVLIIDSTTGGFEAGISKDGQTREHALLAFTLGVKQMICCCNKMDATTPKYSKARYDEIIKEVSSYLKKVGYNPDKIPFVPISGFEGDNMIERSTNLDWYKGPTLLEALDQINEPKRPSDKPLRLPLQDVYKIGGIGTVPVGRVETGMLKPGMVVTFAPSGLTTEVKSVEMHHESLVEALPGDNVGFNVKNVAVKDLKRGYVASNSKDDPAKGAANFTSQVIIMNHPGQIGNGYAPVLDCHTSHIAVKFSEILTKIDRRSGKEIEKEPKFLKNGDAGMVKMTPTKPMVVETFSEYPPLGRFAVRDMRQTVAVGVIKSVDKKDPTGAKVTKAAVKKGAK